From one Triticum aestivum cultivar Chinese Spring chromosome 4B, IWGSC CS RefSeq v2.1, whole genome shotgun sequence genomic stretch:
- the LOC123093299 gene encoding uncharacterized protein, which yields MAAAGWLRRAASAVALPRMPSGLTIMPAPPPAPLPEAQSLVLPGLGAAIAPAMELMAVPKKKISKYKRGLRNGPRALKPVPVIVRCRCCGRVKLPHFYCCSGEKGNAGDSSS from the exons atggcggcggcgggtTGGCTCCGGCGAGCGGCATCGGCGGTGGCGCTGCCTCGCATGCCGTCTGGACTCACCATCATGCCAGCCCCTCCCCCCGCTCCTCTCCCCGAGGCTCAGTCCCTCGTGCTCCCCGGCCTCGGCGCTGCCATCGCCCCCGCGATGGAACTCatggccgtccccaagaagaag ATCTCAAAATATAAGAGGGGTTTGAGAAATGGACCCAGAGCCCTGAAGCCTGTTCCAGTAATTGTCCGTTGCAG GTGCTGCGGGCGAGTGAAGCTGCCCCACTTCTACTGCTGCAGCGGAGAAAAAGGGAACGCCGGCGACTCCAGCTCATAA
- the LOC123093298 gene encoding ribulose-phosphate 3-epimerase, chloroplastic, whose product MASPSSSLCSSLGYPRAASLGARRRAGFSSSRKLFQVKASRVDSFSKSDIIVSPSILSANFAKLGEQVKAVEVAGCDWIHVDVMDGRFVPNITIGPLIVDALRPVTDLPLDVHLMIVEPEQRIPDFIKAGADIVSVHCEQTATIHLHRTVDQIKSLGAKAGVVLNPGTPLSAIEYVLESVDLVLIMSVNPGFGGQSFIESQVKKIADLRKLCEEKGVNPWIEVDGGVSPKNAYKVIEAGANALVAGSAVFGAKDYAEAIKGIKTSKRPVAVAA is encoded by the exons ATGGCGTCGCCCTCCTCCTCGCTCTGCTCCAGCCTCGGCTACCCGCGCGCCGCCTCCCtcggcgcccgccgccgcgccggcttCTCCTCGTCCAG GAAGCTATTCCAAGTGAAGGCATCAAGGGTCGACAGTTTCTCCAAGAGCGACATCATTGTGTCCCCTTCCATTCTCTCTGCAAACTTCGCCAAGCTTGGTGAACAG GTAAAAGCTGTGGAGGTGGCAGGATGTGACTGGATTCATGTTGATGTCATGGACGGTCGCTTTGTGCCAAACATCACGATTGGACCATTGATTGTTGATGCTCTGCGTCCAGTGACTGATCTTCCATTGGATGTGCATCTG ATGATTGTGGAACCTGAGCAGCGAATTCCAGATTTTATCAAGGCAGGTGCTGATATTGTTAGCGTCCACTGTGAGCAAACAGCAACCATCCATCTGCACCGAACAGTCGACCAG ATTAAAAGTCTAGGAGCAAAGGCTGGAGTTGTCTTGAACCCCGGGACCCCACTCAGTGCGATAGAATATGTACTTGAAT CTGTTGATCTGGTATTGATTATGTCAGTCAATCCTGGTTTTGGTGGGCAGAGTTTTATTGAGAGTCAAGTAAAGAAAATCGCCGATTTGAGAAAATTATGCGAAGAGAAG GGAGTGAACCCCTGGATCGAGGTTGATGGCGGAGTCAGTCCCAAAAACGCCTACAAG GTCATTGAAGCTGGAGCGAATGCCCTTGTTGCTGGTTCTGCGGTCTTCGGAGCTAAAGACTACGCTGAAG CTATCAAAGGAATCAAGACCAGCAAAAGACCTGTAGCCGTAGCAGCATGA